Proteins found in one Strigops habroptila isolate Jane chromosome W, bStrHab1.2.pri, whole genome shotgun sequence genomic segment:
- the LOC115619239 gene encoding LOW QUALITY PROTEIN: Fanconi anemia core complex-associated protein 24-like (The sequence of the model RefSeq protein was modified relative to this genomic sequence to represent the inferred CDS: inserted 2 bases in 1 codon), with the protein MHAASGATSLGGIVIIEKTQISCQYFLAVQKLVVLELGMVLLPVANHGEASQLMIQLVREQSKDHKSNPFLCKQCSRLAEPSVVXYVQQIQGVGKTKALLLLQQFGSIHRLCNVSVKELELVVGQTAAQQIYTFLCS; encoded by the exons ATGCATGCAGCAAGTGGG GCCACTAGTCTTGGGGGAATTGTAATTATAGAGAAAACCCAAATAAGTTGTCAGTACTTCTTAGCAGTACAAAAGCTTGTTGTGCTAGAACTTGGAATGGTGTTGCTTCCTGTGGCAAATCATGGAGAAGCTTCTCAACTTATGATTCAGCTT GTCCGTGAACAAAGCAAGGATCACAAGAGTAACCCCTTTCTCTGTAAACAGTGTTCTCGGCTGGCAGAGCCGTCGGTGGT TTATGTGCAACAAATTCAAGGAgttgggaaaacaaaagctcTGCTTTTACTGCAACAGTTTGGAAGCATCCACCGGCTTTGCAATGTATCTGTCAAAGAGCTTGAGCTAGTAGTTggacaaacagcagcacaacaaATATACACTTTTTTATGTTCCTGA